A window from Argopecten irradians isolate NY unplaced genomic scaffold, Ai_NY scaffold_0020, whole genome shotgun sequence encodes these proteins:
- the LOC138311376 gene encoding uncharacterized protein — protein MECKKIVDEAKEMTQWSLRNTSLDTSSSAMDNLSSGTPFSTFSFEKVSFSTKSLIDGRKEIDALMEQSSSSLEESNRIMKSLFIPKELGQHENPGRSEIITPCQKGVTFQSPLQVLSSGT, from the exons ATGGAATGCAAGAAGATAGTCGATGAAGCCAAAGAAATGACCCAGTGGAGTCTGAGAAACACAAGTTTAGACACTTCATCATCAGCTATGGACAACTTGTCTTCCGGTACTCCGTTCAGCACCTTCAGCTTTGAGAAAGTTTCATTCAG caCAAAGTCTCTGATCGACGGAAGGAAAGAGATAGATGCTTTAATGGAGCAAAGCAGTTCCAGTCTTGAGGAATCAAACCGCATCATGAAATCTCTTTTCATTCC AAAGGAATTGGGACAGCATGAAAATCCTGGTCGCTCTGAAATCATAACACCTTGCCAGAAAGGCGTCACATTTCAGTCACCCCTTCAAGTCTTATCTAGTGGCACCTGA